The proteins below come from a single Malus domestica chromosome 03, GDT2T_hap1 genomic window:
- the LOC139194702 gene encoding uncharacterized protein, whose protein sequence is MGAVYELMRVVKDELERKHGARWVVKIIEDRWYKTLYHDLHAAAYYLNPRYQYRPGVGDDGTLIRAVHNVYSKLDPASPAVGQFGNELTWFKDARRTFGEPTSVAARTNMSPTEWWIMYGTDAPTVRKLAIKVLSQTASSSACERNWSTFALIHTKQRNKLAHSSLEKLVYCYYNMKLQIRDKEAEIDHVDRGDPLDVFDIVGEDDDTEGNQLFQWIRPLHLDDDEGNPAPRVAEEARNEGINVERVLEEEVGSSSADSFEELLHPMPSNTGIPPFSNPTQPQHRADTNDSSSTRSGDSPTTGGGNDEGNSGDGGSGAGGKDIKPINVHKEIGVIIQLLCGGNLNELNTKDIGSHTRSSIQDLCNMLNQTPEAENQTKRMKNQANKMDELEKQVGQIVEIMAQIQEQSEFSNANIVNSMEDFAIVEAITLGSEMEDEVVPEPSKHSSKVDELLLQEEEEDDDMGSLEELLPQAPQVPMPSNLGEVVPNSIHSNIIPSNVHFPRRFLIRKK, encoded by the exons atgggggctgtatatgagttgatgcgtgtagtgaaggatgaattggaaagaaaacatggtgcaaggtgggtcgtaaaaataattgaagaccgatggtataaaacattataccacgatttgcatgcagcag catattatttgaatccccgataccaatacagacccggtgttggagatgatggtacccttatacgtgctgtacataatgtatactctaaattagaccctgcatcaccagcagttggccaatttggaaatgag ctaacatggtttaaagatgcaagaagaacatttggagaaccaacatcagttgctgctcgaacaaatatgtctccta ctgaatggtggatcatgtatgggaccgatgcaccaactgtgagaaagttagcaataaaagtattatcacaaacagcttcctcatcagcttgtgaaagaaattggagcacatttgcactcatccatacaaagcaaagaaataagttggctcatagtagcttggaaaaattagtttattgctactacaacatgaagcttcaaattcgagataaggaagcagaaatcgatcatgtcgaccgtggtgacccactagatgtgtttgatattgttggtgaagatgatgatacggagggtaaccaactttttcaatggattagacctcttcatttagatgatgatgaaggcaacccagctcccagagttgctgaagaagcacgtaatgaagggataaatgtagaaagagtattagaggaggaggtgggatctagcagcgctgactctttcgaAGAACTTTTGCACCCAATGCCAagcaacactggaattccacctttttccaatcctacacaaccacaacatcgtgctgatactaatgatagctctagtacaagatcaggagactcacctaccaccggaggtgggaatgatgaaggaaataGTGGAGATGgaggtagtggagctggag gcaaggatatcaagccaatcaatgtccacaaagagattggagtgatcattcaacttcTATGTGGTGGGAATCTCAATGAGCTCAAcacgaaggatattggcagccatacgaggagttctattcaagacctatgcaataTGCTTAATCAAACTCCG GAAGCAGAAAATCAAACCAAGAGGATGAAAAATCAAGCCAACAAGATGGATGAATTAGAGAAacaagttgggcagattgtggagatcatggcacaaattcaagaacaaagtgaattcTCCAATGCAAACATTGTAAATTCAATGGAAGATTTTGCAATTGTTGaggctatcactttgggaagtgaaATGGAGGATGAAGTTGTCCCTGAACCATCCAAACATAGCTCGAAagtggatgaattgctgctgcaagaagaagaggaggatgaCGAtatgggcagtttagaagaactCTTGCCGCAAGCCCCTCAAGTCCCTATGCCGTCCAACTTAGGTGAGGTGGTTCCTAATTCaattcattctaacattattccatcAAATGTCCATTTTCCTCGCAGATTTTTGATTCGCAAGAAataa